TACCATGAACAGGGCGGCTGGAACGCCTTTACCTGCAACATCACCAATGGCGACACATATCCTATTTGCGTCCAGCGGAAAGGCATCGAATAAATCGCCACCGACTTCTTTCGCCGATCTCATTATGGCATCGACCTCGATTTTAGGGTGCCTGGGAAAAAAGGGTTGCTGCGGTAGCATACTGGTTTGTATTTCCTGAGCCAAACAAAGTTCTTTCTCCAGATGCTCCAACCTTAAGGTTTGTTCCAAGGATTTCTGGAAGGCGATATTACGTGCTCGCAAGCGTCCAGCGATCTGCCTAAGCATATTTCTGGCAGCTCCCGGGATCTGAATAAAATCCGACCACAACACGGTTTCATGAATACACAGCAACAAGCTTTTCTCGGAAGCCGACACGTAGGCCGTCGGAGCCAGATTATCGATAATCGACACTTCACCGACAAATTCTCCTGGCAGTACTTGAAATCCTTTTTCAGACTCCAAAGATTCAGTGTGCACATTCAAGTGCCCGAACAATACTACATACAAATATTGGTTGGCTTGTCCAGGCGACAATAGCACTTGTCGGGATTGCAGTTGTTTGAATTCACACTTGAGAAAGAAAGGCTCAAGCAAGCGAAACGGAATATCTGCACACAGGGGCAGGGAAATCAGGAGAGCCTGATTGGCAACAACGAACCGGGCAGAACTGAGGAAATCCTCTGGCATCAAGGATTCTAGGGCCCCAAAGTGCTTTTCCATCAGGCAAGGTTTGGGTCTAAGTGTCTTCTTGGTTCGGGTGATTTACGGATGGTTACCCTCATAATGTTGGTATTATTGATTCGTTGGTAATCCTGTTTTTCAGTAAATGACTTGATTAAATGAATTCCCCGTCCATTAATTG
This sequence is a window from bacterium. Protein-coding genes within it:
- a CDS encoding SpoIIE family protein phosphatase, which produces MPEDFLSSARFVVANQALLISLPLCADIPFRLLEPFFLKCEFKQLQSRQVLLSPGQANQYLYVVLFGHLNVHTESLESEKGFQVLPGEFVGEVSIIDNLAPTAYVSASEKSLLLCIHETVLWSDFIQIPGAARNMLRQIAGRLRARNIAFQKSLEQTLRLEHLEKELCLAQEIQTSMLPQQPFFPRHPKIEVDAIMRSAKEVGGDLFDAFPLDANRICVAIGDVAGKGVPAALFMVRTITLLRTEMMKTRDLLQTIHAMNATLSQDNPQCMFVTLMICVLDMSNGQLQYVNGGHNRPLFGNTDNGFDYLEQPAGILVGINPRAAYQVATRYLNSGDMLILYTDGVTEANNPAQEEFTDLRLLAFINQQEEQVASNIVIKIRDAVDTFAAGAEQSDDLTLLVLRYLGD